From the genome of Neodiprion pinetum isolate iyNeoPine1 chromosome 3, iyNeoPine1.2, whole genome shotgun sequence, one region includes:
- the homer gene encoding homer protein homolog 2: protein MTSGIETMGEQPIFTCKAHVFHIDPKTKRSWVSASTAAVSVSFFYDSTRSLYRIISVEGTKAVINSTITPNMTFTKTSQKFGQWSDVRANTVYGLGFSSEAELGKFIEKFLEVKEATKIAGAKLQSNSSSVTPATSANVSPITSRSVSSLPSSEQDLIDPPNSSMISSNLSASNNPNPNANLISAQNSVPLVSGSPLPGGCQSKMDEELKNAIHARSQSMSQQSTESPQHQGKSLQQIGSSQSNQSTEAQLKYDNDRLKIALAQSSANAKKWEVELIAVNTANARLTSALQESTANVDEWNRQLQLYKEENARLRAKYADLEASKISEGNSEALRLRVEALENELRSRNEEIKSLTMATKKKDYMSLQQENGELREMLNTVHEQLELALSANKVQKQNLDTLNSRLAGYIQDLETVHQEITNTLQT from the exons ATGACATCGGGAATAGAGACAATGGG TGAGCAGCCAATATTTACGTGTAAGGCACACGTCTTCCACATTGACCCAAAGACCAAACGGTCTTGGGTTTCAGCCTCAACTGCAGCCGTTTCGGTCTCATTTTTCTATGACTCAACAAGAAGTTTATACAGGATTATCTCTGTTGAGGGTACTAAG gCTGTCATCAATAGCACCATCACACCAAACATGACATTTACCAAAACTTCACAAAAGTTCGGACAGTGGTCCGATGTCCGAGCCAACACCGTTTATGGTCTAGGTTTTTCTTCAGAAGCAGAGTTGGGCAAG TTTATCGAGAAATTCCTTGAAGTAAAAGAGGCGACGAAGATTGCCGGCGCCAAGCTCCAGTCCAATAGCTCATCCGTGACACCGGCAACAAGTGCAAATGTTAGTCCAATCACGTCTAGGTCTGTGTCGTCTTTGCCATCCTCGGAACAGGACCTAATAGACCCACCCAACTCGTCAATGATAAGTTCCAACTTGTCGGCATCTAACAATCCGAACCCAAATGCAAACTTGATATCTGCACAGAACAGTGTGCCGTTGGTCAGCGGTAGCCCTCTGCCTGGAGGCTGCCAGAGTAAAATGGACGAGGAATTGAAGAACGCAATACATGCTAGGTCACAGAGTATGTCTCAGCAAAGCACAGAGAGCCCTCAGCACCAAGGAAAATCTTTGCAACAGATCGGATCTAGCCAATCCAACCAGTCGACAGAAGCTCAGCTCAAATACGATAACGACAGATTAAAAATCGCCCTTGCTCAGAGTTCGGCAAATGCCAAAAAGTGGGAG GTTGAACTGATAGCCGTGAATACGGCAAATGCTAGACTGACAAGTGCCCTGCAAGAGTCAACGGCAAATGTAGACGAATGGAACAGACAGCTGCAATTatataaagaagaaaatgcCAGGCTAAGGGCAAAATACGCGGATTTAGAGGCTAGCAAAATTTCTGAAGGTAACAGTGAGGCGCTCAGGTTAAGAGTTGAAGCACTGGAAAATGAATTGAGATCGCGGAACGAGGAGATTAAAAGCCTGACCATGGccacaaagaaaaaagactATATG TCACTGCAACAGGAGAACGGAGAGCTACGGGAAATGTTGAACACTGTCCACGAGCAGCTGGAACTCGCCCTGAGTGCCAATAAGGTGCAAAAACAGAACTTAGATACTCTGAACTCGAGATTAGCCGGCTACATACAGGACCTGGAAACGGTACACCAGGAAATAACGAACACGCTTCAAACCTAA